One window from the genome of Ananas comosus cultivar F153 linkage group 13, ASM154086v1, whole genome shotgun sequence encodes:
- the LOC109719461 gene encoding long chain acyl-CoA synthetase 6, peroxisomal-like (The sequence of the model RefSeq protein was modified relative to this genomic sequence to represent the inferred CDS: added 67 bases not found in genome assembly) produces MDSSADRRLCAISAHLRPPPAAAVDSRLAANPAAGEFVSVQGYSVVLPEKLQTGKWNVYRSAHSPLKLVSRFLDHPEIGTLHDNFVHAVETFRDYKYLGTRIRPDGTIGEYKWMTYGEASTERSAIGSGLIYHGIPEGACVGLYFINRPEWIIVDHACSAYSYISVPLYDTLGPDAVQYIVNHAAVQVIFCVPQTLRILLSFLNQIPSVRLIVVVGGIDENMPSLPPTTEVEIITYSTLFSEGQRNIQPFRPPKPEDIATICYTSGTTGTPKGVVLAHENLIANVAGSSLSVAFYPSDVYISYLPLAHIYERANQVAMVYFGVAVGFYQGDNLKLMDDLAVLRPTLFCSVPRLYNRIYSGIVNAVKESGGLKQKLFNAAYNAKRQAIANGRNPSPMWDRLVFNKLKSKLGGRVRFMTSGASPLSSDVMDFLRVCFGGQIIEGYGMTETSCVISTMDEGDTLIGHVGSPNPACEIKLVDVPEMNYTSNDQPYPRGEICVRGPILFRGYYKDEAQTKEVIDEDGWLHTGDIGLWLPGGRLKIIDRKKNIFKLAQGEYIAPEKIENVYAKCNFISQCFIYGDSLNSSLVAIVSVDPEVMKSWAASQGIKYDDLGQLCADPRARAAVLAEMDAAGKEAQLRGFEFAKAVTLVPEQFTLENGLLTPTFKIKRPQAKAYFAKEIADMYVELAKSNSKL; encoded by the exons CCGTCGACTCTCGCCTTGCCGCTAACCCCGCCGCCGGCGAATTCGTCAGCG TGCAGGGCTACAGTGTTGTTCTTCCAGAAAAACTGCAAACTGGAAAATGGAATGTGTACAG GTCGGCCCATTCACCTTTAAAACTAGTTTCTCGGTTTCTGGATCATCCTGAAATTGGAACATTACACGATAATTTTGT GCATGCTGTTGAGACTTTCCGAGATTACAAGTATTTGGGAACAAGAATTCGTCCAGATGGAACAATTGGAGA GTATAAATGGATGACCTACGGGGAAGCTAGTACAGAACGGTCTGCTATAGGTTCTGGTTTAATCTATCACGGAATACCAGAA GGTGCCTGTGTTGgtctatattttataaacagaCCTGAGTGGATCATCGTGGACCATGCCTGCTCGGCATATTCTTACATATCTGTTCCGCTCTATGACACTCTTG GTCCTGATGCTGTTCAATATATTGTGAATCATGCTGCTGTACAAGTTATTTTTTGTGTACCACAAACGTTAAGGATT TTGTTGAGCTTCCTTAATCAAATTCCATCTGTTCGTCTAATAGTg GTAGTTGGTGGGATCGATGAAAACATGCCGTCTCTTCCACCAACAACTGAAGTGGAGATTATTACTTACTCAACACTATTCAGTGAG gGACAGAGAAATATTCAGCCATTTCGCCCTCCAAAACCTGAAGACATTGCGACGATCTGCTACACAAGTGGTACAACTGGCACACCAAAG GGAGTTGTTCTGGCCCATGAGAACTTGATTGCCAATGTTGCAGGAAGTAGTCTGTCTGTTGCATTTTACCCTTCTGATGT TTATATATCCTATCTACCTTTGGCACACATATATGAGAGGGCCAACCAAGTTGCGATGGTATATTTTGGTGTTGCTGTTGGTTTCTACCAGGGG gataatttgaaattaatggaTGATCTAGCAGTTTTAAGACCGACATTATTTTGCAGTGTGCCTCGGTTATATAATAGAATATATTCTGG AATTGTGAATGCCGTAAAAGAATCTGGTGGATTGaagcaaaaattatttaatgCAGCGTACAATGCCAAGAGGCAAGCAATAGCGAATG GAAGGAATCCATCTCCTATGTGGGATAGACTAGTATTCAACAAACTTAAAAGTAAACTTGGAGGACGAGTTCGCTTTATGACATCAGGTGCCTCTCCACTGTCTTCAGATGTCATGGACTTCCTGAGAGT ATGCTTTGGTGGTCAAATTATTGAAGGTTATGGAATGACTGAGACATCTTGTGTTATAAGTACAATGGACGAGGGCGACACATTAATTGGTCATGTTGGCTCTCCAAATCCTGCTTGTG AGATCAAGCTTGTGGATGTTCCTGAAATGAATTATACATCAAACGACCAACCATATCCTCGTGGAGAAATTTGTGTCAGGGGACCTATACTATTCCGAGGCTATTATAAAGATGAAGCACAAac AAAAGAGGTCATTGATGAGGATGGTTGGCTGCACACTGGGGACATAGGTTTGTGGTTGCCCGGAGGGCGTTTAAAGATCATAGACAG GAAAAAGAACATTTTCAAGTTGGCGCAAGGTGAATACATAGCTCCCGAGAAGATTGAGAATGTATATGCCAAGTGCAATTTCATTTCTCAGTGCTTTATCTATG GTGATAGCTTAAATTCTTCACTGGTTGCAATAGTTTCTGTTGATCCAGAGGTAATGAAGTCCTGGGCTGCCTCTCAAGGTATTAAG TATGATGATCTAGGACAGCTGTGCGCTGATCCAAGAGCGAGGGCCGCTGTCCTGGCCGAGATGGATGCTGCTGGAAAGGAAGCACAG CTAAGAGGGTTTGAATTTGCGAAAGCAGTTACTCTTGTACCAGAGCAGTTCACTTTAGAGAATGGTCTCCTCACTCCTACGTTCAAG ATTAAGAGACCTCAGGCAAAGGCTTATTTTGCAAAGGAAATTGCTGATATGTATGTGGAGTTGGCTAAATCTAATTCCAAATTGTAA